GGGCCTGGGCGAGCTGCTGCGCATCGACAACGCGATGTTGTGGCTGTTCGAGGGGTCGCAGCAGGTGCTCACGCTGCTCGCCAGCCGCGGTTACGATTTCGACGGTGCGGGCGCGGAGATCTCGCTCGGCGAAGGCATCGTCGGCACCGCGGTGCGCGAAGGCGTGCCGATCCGCGTCGGCCACATGATGAACATGGCGACCTACGCCCGCGCGGCGCGTGAGCGCGCCGACGCGCAGGGCATCGCCCCGGCGGCGCGCGCAGAAATCCGGCTACCCGGGCTCAAGGAGCCTCGCAGCCAGATCGCCGTGCCGTTGCGCGCCCGCGGCCGCGTGCTCGGCGCGCTGCTGGCCGAGAGCGGGCACGACCAGTTCTTCGGCTATGACGATGAAGACGCGTTGATGATGTTGTGCGGACAATTCGCGGTGGCGATGAGCCTGCTGCAGCCGCAGGACCAGGAGCCGGCTCCGGCGGCCGCCCCAGTCGCGCCCGCCGCGCCCGCGGTAGATAGCGCGCCGGCACTGCGGCTGCGACGTTTCGGCCGCGACAACAGCGTATTCCTCGATGATGTGTACCTGATCCGCGGTGTGGCCGGCGCCATCCTGTGGAAACTCGTGGCCGAATTCCTGCGCAGCGGCCGCCGCGAATTTTCCAATCGCGAATTGCGGCTCGCACCGGAGCTGCGGCTGCCGGACGTGCAGGACAACCTCGAAGTGCGGCTGCTGCTGTTGCAACGCCGTCTCGCCGAACAGAACGCGGCGATCCGGCTCGAGAAGGCCGGACGCGGCCGGCTGTTGCTGGCCGTGAGCCGCCCGATCGTCCTGGAACAAGACGCCTGCTGAATCCGCCTGGACCCGGTCTCGCCGCCTGTCGGCGGCGCGAGACATTCAGCTGTCGCGAACGGTGAGTTATAAATGCCGCCGCCATGCCGGCATGAACTCATCGAGGGAGCAGACCAGGATGTCGACTAACAAGATTCCAGGGATGGTG
This sequence is a window from Pseudomonadota bacterium. Protein-coding genes within it:
- a CDS encoding GAF domain-containing protein yields the protein MMPGFEDGLTLFGVRRMMEGVVPPVLATASAARVPNVSYLSLAEYVDPLHVALSYQFLNRSRENVLATRRASLTLDDPYTGAGVVLQLEYVRTETAGPVFERLRAKLMGVASHAGMAEVFHLRGADIYRVLEMRRVPGRREFPAVQPRVDLAVNSRRLSERMANCAELGELLDTLLEGLGELLRIDNAMLWLFEGSQQVLTLLASRGYDFDGAGAEISLGEGIVGTAVREGVPIRVGHMMNMATYARAARERADAQGIAPAARAEIRLPGLKEPRSQIAVPLRARGRVLGALLAESGHDQFFGYDDEDALMMLCGQFAVAMSLLQPQDQEPAPAAAPVAPAAPAVDSAPALRLRRFGRDNSVFLDDVYLIRGVAGAILWKLVAEFLRSGRREFSNRELRLAPELRLPDVQDNLEVRLLLLQRRLAEQNAAIRLEKAGRGRLLLAVSRPIVLEQDAC